The following nucleotide sequence is from Nitrospinota bacterium.
GCGCGGGTTGAATCTCATCGGCGGCGCTTTTGAGCTGGTCCTTACTCACACCCCGCTCGATCCCGAAAATCTTGGAGACCCCCGAAGTGACACCGGAGCCTACCTTCTTCGCCGCCCCACAGCCGAGGAGGGCCAGGCTCAGGCCGAGGGCCCCGATGCTCAGGCTCCATCGATTCATCCGCTCACTCCTTTTAGTCGCTGCTCGCAGGAACGGTCCCGACGTGGAGGGTCACAATCCCACCGGTGAGCCTCCGGAAACCAACCGCTTCAAGTCCCGCTTCGCCCATGAGCTGCGAGAAGCCCTCGGGACTGGGGTAGGCCAGCACGCTTGCCGGCAGGTAGTCGTAGGCGGTCGGGTGGGACGAGAGTCGTCGACCGATCCATGGAAGCGCCTTGGTGAAGTAGGCCTCGTAAAGCCATCGGAGGGGCCGCCACGTCGGCCGGGAGAACTCCAATACGATGACCCGTCCGCCTGGCCTGACCATCCTCGCCATCTCGCCCAGACCGGCCTTGCGGTCGGCCACGTTGCGGATGCCGAAGGCGATGAGCGCGGCATCGAATAGCCCGTCGTGGAATGGCAGCCGGAGGGCATCGGCCCCGGCCAACGCG
It contains:
- a CDS encoding class I SAM-dependent methyltransferase; amino-acid sequence: ALAGADALRLPFHDGLFDAALIAFGIRNVADRKAGLGEMARMVRPGGRVIVLEFSRPTWRPLRWLYEAYFTKALPWIGRRLSSHPTAYDYLPASVLAYPSPEGFSQLMGEAGLEAVGFRRLTGGIVTLHVGTVPASSD